TACAGAAGATAGCGGTAAAACCTGGTCAGATGTAACGGCACCATTTGTAACAGCTGATCACTACTTTTGGTCATTTAGTCTGATCCCGGAATCCTATTATTTATTTCTTAATATTTCAGAATCTATAGAAGGCGGCCCTTTTAAAACATACATTTCTAAAGATAAAGGCAAAAGCTGGTTACAAATAGGAGAAGCTAATGAATTAAATGCAGCAAGATTTATAAGTCCACAAGTAGGTTTTGCCGGAGAAGGTCAATTAAAAGATCAGGATCATGGAACGAAACTTTTTCATATGTTGGTGACCCGCTTACAGGAATTTTTTCGACGAATGAATTAAAAGCAGAAGTTCAATTATCTCCAAATCCCGCAAAGGACATTCTTACGATTGACATTCAGATGGAAAAATCTGCAGACTTACAACTCATCATCAATGATCAAAATGGACATTTGATCTGGCAGAAGAAAATAAAATCTGCTGCTGACCGAATACAAGTGGAGTATAATGCAGAATTGTTGATTCCAGGAATTTATTTAATCAGCATCAGCAATGCCGAAGGTCATCTTACAAAATCATTTACAAAGAGCTAGTATTGTCAACTCATTAGATAACATCATTATTAATCAATTAAAATAATTTAACATGAAAAGTAAAACTCTTCCTTATTTTCTTTTTTTATTCACATGGCTGACTTTTTGTTCCTGCGTGGACAGAAATGATGTGAGAAATGAAATCTCTTCGTACCACCGTTGTATTACCATCTGTGAAGAAAATGCAGACCCGCCAATGGAACCAGAGATTTCCTGTGAAAACAAGTGTGATAGCACATGGTTAATTGGTCTAGCGCATTGCCTTGGTCCTAATACACCACAAAATGAAAGACTAAATTGTTTGGAACGAATAAGAGACGATAAATTAAAATGCTATACTCAATGCCGCAGAAATGTAGCTAAAATAAAAGCTGATTTGAAAAAATGCAAAATGGCCTGTATACCTGCTGTTAATCCTCACTAAATAAATTAAAACAAATGTGGTTAAAAGTAATTGACTATTCGCTATACTGGCGAATCCGAAACAACAAGGGCGAAGTTTGGCTTACGCTGGAGAATCAATCGAGCGCCCACGAATGGTTAGATACAGCAACAGAATTTAACGCGATTGCTGATCTTCTTCGAAACGAAAAACCAGTTTATTATGAAACTGAACGCGGATACCTGGGTTGCGGTTGGGAACCAACAGGTGAAGGTGAAAAGAATGAATCTCCATTTGTCCTTGAGCATTAGACAAAAGGGAAATTTTGAATACCGATGGCTATTCATTAACAATTTCACATTACCGCAGAAATTCTATTGGGCATTCTTTGAATGATGCTATGCGAATACTTTAATTAGAATTCGCATAGCAAATGGGCGTGTATTTATTCTGCCCATGAGTATAGTAATAGAACAATAGAACTAAAATTTGATAAGTAGACTTCCATTTCAAGGCAAAATAAAGGATCCAGAAGAATTCTCCCGAACAGGAATTAAGGTATAGAATTTTAATGAAAATAAGGCTTTGGTTTACTTACAATCGAAATGCGGATGAGCCTTGCTGAACGATTGATATGGTGATATTCCATTTATTTTAATTGCAACTCCTTTAATCTGATATGAGCTTCTTCATTCTCTGGGTTTAATTGAAGTGTCTGCCTATAGAATTTGAGGGCCTCTGTTTTTCTATTCAAAGCAGAATAAATATTTGCCAATGCCAATGTTAGCAAATATCTATCTGAAATTCAAGACATTGTTTTCTGCAATGACTCTGGCATCATCGTGTCTGTTTAAATTGAATAATTTTTCCGCCAAATAATACATTTGCAACCAGTCTGCATAAAACTTTGTAGTATCCAATTTCATAATATGGTAATCTGCAACTGCTATATCCGCAGTCTTTTGGGATAATATTGTCTCCATTTTTTTATGAATAGGTTCTTTCAAAACAACCGATTTGTTGTAAAGTATCCTCAATATATTCTTAATGATTCCAAAAAATCAGTCGGCGCACTATTGCATAAAATAACTGCCATACTATTTGTTTCTGGGATTCGAATCATAAAAGATATAAATCCCTCGGTTGAACCTAAATGATAATTTGCTGCAACACTATCGGTGGGAGTATACTTAAAATTTTGATTAAACCATCCGTAGCCATATCTGGCAGGTCTCATTCCGGGGGCTAACATTTCTTCTGTAAGCGATTTACTTAGTAATTTATAATTCGCAATGGCCATATGAAATTGGAACAGGTCTTCTACAGTTGAATAAAGATCGCCTGTACCCATAGTGTTTGATTGATCCCCTGAAATCGGCCGAAATGTAGTTTCCTAAACCATAGTCATAACCTGCAGCTCTTTGAGTTACAATATCTCTATGCGAATAGGAACCTGAATGATGCATATTTATTTATTAAAATTTCATCTCTCATGGCATTTGATAAGACTTCCAGTAACTTTTTCAATAATAAAACCCAAAAGTAAAATAAGCCCAACTGCTATACAAATATCAGTACCCGGTAAAAAATGCCAATGCAGAGTCTCTATAAATTTTAACATACTCCTCTCTTCTAAAACTTTGGCGGCTCAGTTTAGGAAAAAAATCCTTCATTATTTCATAATTTTGCAATCCAGAAGTATGGTTCAATAATTGTTTAATGGTAACTTTAGCTGCCGGCTTATCCATAAACTCCGGTAAATATGAATCAATAGATTTATCCAAACTCAACAATCCTTTCTCCACTAAAATTAAATTAAAGTTGCGGTGAATGGCTTAGATATAGAACCAAGCATAAATTTTGTTTCGTAGTATTAAGAATGTTCCATTCTCTCTATTAGCTAATCAAATGCATCCTTGTATATGATTTTACCATTTTCTGCCAAGTAAAACAGTTCCATCAAACATCTTGAACTCGTGATAAGTCTGCATTAACTTCCGCATTGCCTCCTTTTTGTCTTGCGCCAACAAGAATGTTATACTAAAAGCACAAGTCAAGAGTAAAATAAGTTTTTAAAAACATTGTAGTAAGGTTCTAAAATTGATAATTGTCTGAAAATCGCAAGATAAAATGTTTGTGGAGATAAGAATGAAGATCATCACTTAAATTCCTAATTTTTGGATTTGAAAAGCATTAAAATTATGGCAAAGATTTATAAAGTATATATGATTTTATCGATTTATGAGTTTTGCAATGCACTTGCGAAGAATTTATGATTGAAATAGCAATTTATTTGAGAATGCGATCGCGTTATTCATTTCTTGTTTAATTATATAAGTTTTAGCTTCTATTTTGTTCATCGCGACCAAGGACCCTTTTGTTTAACTTGATAAAAGCGCTTGCCATCAAATCGATAGAGTCCGGCGCCGGCACCCCACCACATATTACCTGACTGGTCTTGATACATGCATTGCACACAACAATTAATCCCATCCGCTTCTGTAAAAACTGAAAATGCATTTGAGTTCGAAATTGGAATAGAAGGGTCAAACCTCGTAGTGCTACCTCTGGCTGAAATCCAAATGTTACCTGATTTTTCCATAAATATACCCCAAACTTCACTTCCACCTAATCCGTCATTAGTAGTAAAATTTGTAAATTGTTTTCCATCATATCGACAAATTCCTCCCTTCATCGTAAACCAAATATTTCCAAAATTATCCTCTAACAATCCACCTGCATAATTATCGCCCAAACCTTCAATATCATTAAAATTTACAATGGCATTTTTCTGCTCGCCCGTAATTCGGCCATCATAACGAAAGACACCATGATCTTGTGAAGCAAACCAAATATTCCCATTGCTATCTTCCATAATATCTTTAACATTTATAAGTGGAAGCAAAGTAAATGGAAAAAAACATTTGCTACCAATACGATCTGCTGCCGGATTATATCTAAATACACCTTTCCCCGTGCCTATCCAAATTGTACCAGCTTTGTCTACCAGAATACTTCCCCGACCAATGTTTGTATTACTTAGTCCATTTTTTTCAGTATAATTTCTAAAAGTCTTACCATCATATTTTATAGCCCCGTAGTCTGTTCCAAACCAAATATTACCTATTTTATCTTCAGCAATCGCATGTACACTTATAAATTCAACTTTAACCAAACTTTGATCGTCCTCAAAAAATTCAGCTTTGGAGAAATATTTCAAAGTTTTAATATCATATCTTGCTACACTTTGACCGGCAGGCCCAAACCAATAATTCCCTTTTGAATCCTGAAAAATACTTCTAATATACTGACTTACAAGACTAGGGTCATTCGTTGGAGTTGGCTTGGCAACTAAAGTGGGAGGAGTTCCTATAATTTCCGGACTCTGACTTGAAGTATACAACTTTTTCTCAGATGTGTTCGAGTTAAGCTGGCCTTTACAAGAGAATTTAATAAAAAGCCTACTAAAATTAAAATATAAATTTGATGATGAAAATCTAATCTTGTCATATGTCGTATTTATTCTCCTTAAACAGACCTCTGCAAAAATACCAAGTTTCAAACTCATAATTGGCGTAATAAAGCCGAAAAGAATTTCCGTTTTGCCCGTATAATACCCAATTAAGTTAAGTCACTTTAATCAATCATTGACGAATTTGGAATAGTTAATTCTTTTCATCGACAAATAATGAAATAATTTAGACCAAACAATTAGGGTACACAGAACACTAACGACTATTCATTTAATTTTGAGGCACAGGATAATGTATAGCCACCAAGTAACTAAAAATCAAGATACCTTTACTTCCATCATTGCAGGATATTCAAATTTCGTTTAAAATATCGAAAAATGTAAGCACCAATAATTTTTTCAATTGGTTTCGGCAAAATGTTTCACTTCTAAATTCAAATTCAATTCCTAACTCCTTTATCTAACAAATGCTGATGGTTTATTTCTTCAGAGTGCAAGTTTCATCATAAGATCCGTCTGCATTTCACTGCCTAATTTGAATAAGTGTTTGTCAAATGTTTGAAAACCATTTCTCTCATAAAACTTGATAGCTTTGAGATTTTCTTCCCAAACTCCCAACCAAATATAATCTGCATTTTTGTTTCCAGCAATTTCAAGAGCTTTGTTAAAAAGATCCTGCCCTAAGTTTTTACCCTGAAATTCTCTGAGCACATAAATCCTTTCTATTTCCACACCCAGATCGGATTGCAATTCGGTCTGTGCCTGGCCAAAGTTTAATTTCAGATACCCTACAACATCTTTGTCATATGTCGCAAAATAAAATTCCGAATTTCCATCACTTAGCTCAGATAATAGTTTCTCTATTGAAAATTCCTCGTCCAAATACTTTTTCATATTCTCTGTAGAATTTACAGATGCAAATGTTTCTGTAAATGTTTGCCGACTTATTTGTTGCAAACGGCCAATGTCGTTCGTTGTAAATTTTAAAATTTCAACTTGCTTCATGATATCAACTTGAGCATCAAATAAAATAATTAAAATTTCAAAACGAAATAATTTGTATTATAAATTGATAGGCGAAATCCATTAAATAATTGGCACAAGCATTATGTTTGAAATCCTTCCAACCAAGTCAATCCATACTTTATGCTAAGACTGACACTAGTTCCAAATTTACATTCGTTTATAAATTCCATCAAAAGCCACACTTAATATTTTACCATCTGCATCTACAATATCCCATTTTTGAGAGACCGCACCATTTTCCAAGACTTGCCAGGTGATTTTGTTCTTGTAATTGTAATTTTTTCCTTTGATTGTTTCACTTTCCAAAATCATCTTGCCCATCACAAAATTTCCTTTTAATTTCAGAATCGTGCCTTTATTATCGAGGTATAACTGATTCCATGTTTTCTCAGTTGGATCGTAATAATTATAACTGGTACCCGTTAACTGGGCTGATTTCCAATTCTCGAGAATGACGCAAGAGTCTTGTATATACTGAATCACATTTTCACCCACCTTAATCCCCTTTGGATTTAAAACTTCCCATTTCCCAAGCCAAAGTCAAACTGCCTGTGTTGCGGAGAAGAACAGGCTTGTGCGTTTTGACTTTGGAGATTGCAGACCAAAACAAACATGAATAAGAGTGAAATCAAATTTCTCATGGATAGAAAATTTTTTAATAATAAGCATACCAGATTTTAAACTTTGAATTGCCAATTCAAAAGATAAATTTATAACTTTCTCCTTACTTAAAAATTAAAATCACACTTCTACAGCCTAGATATAAAATAAAGGAGTTGGTTTCAGCCCTTAGACTTGTCCTTTCCATTAAAAACTCGTGTTTTCAAGTATGAAATGCACATTTTTAATAAAATTCTGCAATTAAAATAATAACGGACATATATGTCCATTATTATAGAATATAGTTTAACTTTGTAAAAAATTCAGAAACATGTTCTCCAAAGCTTGCGAATATGCTATAAAAGCCAGCCTTTATATCGCCATGAAATCGGAAGGCAATGCCAGGGTAGGGCTACAGGAGATTGCTGAAGAAATCCAATCACCGATTTCGTTCACCTCTAAAATTCTACAAAAACTTGTAAAATCAAAAATCATCGACTCCCAAAAAGGCCCGACAGGTGGTTTTGAGATCAAAAAAATCAAAGCTGCAAAAACCAGCTAGCGAAATAGTGGCAGCCATTGATGGGGACTCCATATATATGGACTGCGCACTGGGTTTTGCGCATTGTAATGAGAA
The sequence above is a segment of the Saprospiraceae bacterium genome. Coding sequences within it:
- a CDS encoding tetratricopeptide repeat protein codes for the protein MANIYSALNRKTEALKFYRQTLQLNPENEEAHIRLKELQLK
- a CDS encoding serine hydrolase; amino-acid sequence: MGTGDLYSTVEDLFQFHMAIANYKLLSKSLTEEMLAPGMRPARYGYGWFNQNFKYTPTDSVAANYHLGSTEGFISFMIRIPETNSMAVILCNSAPTDFLESLRIY
- a CDS encoding serine hydrolase, with translation MEKGLLSLDKSIDSYLPEFMDKPAAKVTIKQLLNHTSGLQNYEIMKDFFPKLSRQSFRREEYVKIYRDSALAFFTGY
- a CDS encoding regulator, producing MSLKLGIFAEVCLRRINTTYDKIRFSSSNLYFNFSRLFIKFSCKGQLNSNTSEKKLYTSSQSPEIIGTPPTLVAKPTPTNDPSLVSQYIRSIFQDSKGNYWFGPAGQSVARYDIKTLKYFSKAEFFEDDQSLVKVEFISVHAIAEDKIGNIWFGTDYGAIKYDGKTFRNYTEKNGLSNTNIGRGSILVDKAGTIWIGTGKGVFRYNPAADRIGSKCFFPFTLLPLINVKDIMEDSNGNIWFASQDHGVFRYDGRITGEQKNAIVNFNDIEGLGDNYAGGLLEDNFGNIWFTMKGGICRYDGKQFTNFTTNDGLGGSEVWGIFMEKSGNIWISARGSTTRFDPSIPISNSNAFSVFTEADGINCCVQCMYQDQSGNMWWGAGAGLYRFDGKRFYQVKQKGPWSR
- a CDS encoding GNAT family N-acetyltransferase, whose protein sequence is MKQVEILKFTTNDIGRLQQISRQTFTETFASVNSTENMKKYLDEEFSIEKLLSELSDGNSEFYFATYDKDVVGYLKLNFGQAQTELQSDLGVEIERIYVLREFQGKNLGQDLFNKALEIAGNKNADYIWLGVWEENLKAIKFYERNGFQTFDKHLFKLGSEMQTDLMMKLAL